The Castanea sativa cultivar Marrone di Chiusa Pesio chromosome 11, ASM4071231v1 genome contains a region encoding:
- the LOC142614852 gene encoding putative glutathione S-transferase has protein sequence MADEVVLLDFWPSMFGMRVRIALAEKGIKYEYKDEDLRNKSPLLLEMNPIHKKIPVLIHNGKPVCESLIIVQYIDEVWKDRCPLLPIDPYQRAHSRFWADFVDNKVIEVLRKIWTTKGEEKEAGKKEFFEIFKILERELGDKPYFGGEAFGFVDLSLIPYYSWFYAIETLGEFDIEAECPKIVPWAKRCLQKETVAKTLPDQKKVYEYVEQMRKRFGNG, from the exons ATGGCGGACGAGGTGGTTCTGCTAGATTTCTGGCCCAGTATGTTTGGGATGAGGGTGAGAATTGCTCTGGCTGAGAAGGGTATCAAGTATGAGTACAAGGACGAGGACTTGAGGAACAAGAGTCCTCTGCTTTTAGAGATGAACCCCATTCACAAGAAGATCCCAGTTCTCATCCACAATGGGAAACCGGTGTGTGAGTCCCTCATCATTGTTCAGTACATAGATGAGGTCTGGAAGGACAGGTGTCCGTTGCTGCCCATCGATCCTTACCAGAGAGCTCATTCCAGGTTCTGGGCTGATTTTGTTGATAACAAG GTTATTGAAGTTTTAAGGAAGATATGGACCacaaaaggagaagaaaaagaggcaGGCAAGAAGGAATTCTTTGAAATCTTCAAGATATTGGAGAGAGAGCTTGGTGACAAGCCTTACTTTGGGGGTGAAGCATTTGGGTTTGTGGACCTTTCTCTTATCCCCTACTACAGTTGGTTCTATGCAATTGAGACCTTGGGAGAATTCGACATAGAGGCAGAGTGCCCCAAAATTGTTCCATGGGCTAAGAGGTGCTTGCAGAAAGAGACTGTGGCCAAGACTCTTCCTGACCAGAAGAAGGTTTACGAATACGTTGAACAAATGAGGAAAAGGTTTGGCAATGGTTAA